TTTGGCCCTCACGGCGAAACGCAGGGTGCTGTGGGTCTCCTCTGcatgcgccgccgccggcgtgacATTGCACACGATGGCCGTCTTTGAGTTGCCTCCGAGCGCCGGCTGCAGGATCCTGGTCAGCTTCGAGTCCCGGAACGGGATGTGCGAGCCCTTGCCCTCCGCCCCCTCTGTGAGCTTATTGATGACGATGCCTAGGTTCAGAAGTGACTTGTTGATGTTGGCACCCTCCTTCATTCGGAtcccctccgcgcccgtcttGACCACTCGCTCGGAACCCGCCAGGTCAACCAAGTTAAGCGTGGCCACTAGCACCGCGTCTTGCGCGCCGTTAGCGGCCCCGGACGcgttctcgccgacggccCTGGACTCCACCACCATTCTAAAGATGGTATGAGACCGCGACGACTCCGCGTTCATGTTTGTCTCGCCCACGTGtctcctcgcgacgccggttcggagcagctcgagcaccTGCGTCGGGCTCGTGACAATCTCCTCCTTCAGGCCGCTCACGTacacgccgcgctcggaaTCCTCCTTGATCTGCAggcgcgagacgcgtcgcTCCGGTCGATCGAACGATCCGCCCCCGATGGAGCTCCCGAACAAGTCACGCGAGCCGCTGCTGCCCATCTGCGGCttggtcggcggcgcgacggtgtcgGCGGAGAAGAGGTCCACCATCTGCTCGTTGTAGATCTCGAGGTAGCTGACGCGCACGAGGAATTCCCTGCCCTCGCTGTGATCGATGCTGTCGAACACGTCGTGCACGGC
The genomic region above belongs to Micromonas commoda chromosome 4, complete sequence and contains:
- a CDS encoding predicted protein yields the protein MADNIAVSVRVRPLNSKEESKGAAWDINSETNAIAPQAGSSAGTTDSTSYQLDNVFDPSCRTKDVYDRTTRGIIESVLNGFNGTVFAYGQTSSGKTHTMQGSAEEPGIIPLAVHDVFDSIDHSEGREFLVRVSYLEIYNEQMVDLFSADTRRVSRLQIKEDSERGVYVSGLKEEIVTSPTQVLELLRTGVARRHVGETNMNAESSRSHTIFRMVVESRAVGENASGAANGAQDAVLVATLNLVDLAGSERVVKTGAEGIRMKEGANINKSLLNLGIVINKLTEGAEGKGSHIPFRDSKLTRILQPALGGNSKTAIVCNVTPAAAHAEETHSTLRFAVRAKRVCNNATVNEVVSESALIKRQQREIEELRKKLGGEGGVSQEVEEEINALRREMLEAENERERLANELEIEREERERAEKAASAKISNLTNLVLKSSAMDADGACDKRPKRGNRRETW